In Cuculus canorus isolate bCucCan1 chromosome 27, bCucCan1.pri, whole genome shotgun sequence, the following proteins share a genomic window:
- the JUND gene encoding transcription factor JunD, with protein sequence METPFYHDDVLSGLGSGFAPSSGSSGLLLPFHGGSMMKKDALGMALPEQVAAALKAPGGASSGEAAGLLGSAELGLLKLASPELERLIIQSNGLVTTTPTSGQFLYPKAAASEEQEFAEGFVKALEDLHKQNQLGAAGGGGGGGGSSSSSSNAGDLPAAGLAPEPPVYANLSTYPAVSYAADPGPFAAPPPRLPPPPPPPPPPLKDEPQIVPEVPSFGESPPLSPIDMDTQERIKAERKRLRNRIAASKCRKRKLERISRLEEKVKSLKSQNTELASTASLLREQVAQLKQKVLSHVNSGCQLLPQHQHQVPAY encoded by the coding sequence ATGGAAACACCCTTCTACCATGATGATGTGTTGAGCGGCCTGGGCAGCGGCTTCGCCCCGTCCTCCGGTAGCAGCgggctcctcctgcccttccaCGGCGGCAGCATGATGAAGAAGGACGCGCTCGGGATGGCCTTACCGGAGCAGGTAGCGGCGGCTTTGAAAGCACCGGGAGGTGCGAGCAGCGGCGAAGCGGCGGGGCTGCTGGGCTCGGcggagctggggctgctgaaGCTGGCGTCCCCCGAGCTGGAGCGGCTCATCATCCAGTCCAACGGGCTGGTGACCACCACCCCGACCAGCGGGCAGTTCCTCTACCCCAAAGCGGCCGCCTCCGAGGAGCAGGAGTTCGCCGAAGGCTTCGTGAAAGCGCTGGAGGATTTGCACAAGCAGAACCAGCTGGGAGCGgccggaggaggaggaggaggtggaggaagcagcagcagcagcagcaacgcGGGCGACTTGCCCGCCGCCGGGCTCGCCCCGGAGCCTCCGGTTTACGCCAACCTCAGCACTTACCCCGCCGTCAGCTACGCCGCGGACCCCGGGCCCTTCGCGGCTCCCCCCCCGCGgctccccccgccgccgccgccccctcctcctccgTTAAAGGACGAACCGCAGATCGTCCCGGAGGTGCCGAGCTTCGGGGAGAGCCCCCCGCTCTCCCCCATCGACATGGACACGCAGGAGCGCATCAAGGCGGAGAGGAAACGGCTGAGGAATCGCATCGCCGCTTCCAAGTGCCGTAAGAGGAAACTGGAGAGGATCTCCcgcctggaggagaaggtgaaGAGCCTCAAGAGCCAGAACACGGAGTTGGCCTCCACCGCCAGCCTCCTGCGCGAGCAGGTCGCCCAGCTCAAGCAGAAGGTGCTCAGCCACGTCAACAGCggctgccagctcctgccccagcaccagcaccaggTGCCGGCGTACTGA
- the LOC104060996 gene encoding uncharacterized LOC729966 homolog isoform X1: MELPLLLCCAAALLSAETDHGVDATSLTSPRSTETPLSPSPSSFNSNSTSPSSKTNAAASTPPPLNSTSLPRTQSSVAATSLSATVVTLSPPALASSSDPTAAPSSPPAPTPSSDPTAAPSSPPAPISSSNPTAAPSSPPAPTPSSDPTAAPSLSMRTGSSAPPTPPTSPSSRTAASSPSHPAMPSSPATRHPSSSTASPSPPLPAPPSPTPSSPAPTASPGPSDTMATSSRTTPAIGTDPTADNLAHPPAKTNPGLVVAISLFICVLVGGAAVLLVRTCRRGTPRFQRLDEVPMSKVTERSPITHYTPR, from the exons ATGgagctgcccctgctgctctgctgcgCTGCTGCCTTGCTCTCCGCAG AAACAGATCACGGCGTAGATGCCACCAGCCTGACGTCTCCAAGAAGCACAGAGACACCCTTGTCACCCTCTCCGTCCAGCTTCAACTCCAACAGTACCTCTCCGTCCAGCAAAACAAACGCAGCGGCATCAACACCACCTCCACTCAACTCAACATCTCTGCCTCGGACACAGAGCTCAGTGGCGGCCACATCTTTATCTGCCACAGTTGTGACATTGTCTCCACCAGCACTCGCATCTTCATCCGACCCAACTGCAGCACCATCATCTCCACCAGCACCCACACCTTCATCCGACCCAACTGCAGCACCATCATCTCCACCAGCACCCATATCTTCATCCAACCCAACCGCAGCACCATCATCTCCACCAGCACCCACACCTTCATCCGACCCAACCGCAGCACCATCTCTCTCCATGAGAACAGGCTCATCAGCACCTCCGACacctccaacatctccatccAGCAGGACCGCAGCATcgtccccatcccacccagcCATGCCCAGCTCCCCAGCCACACGGCATCCATCCAGCTCGACAGCATCGCCATCCCCACCCTTACctgctccccccagccccactcccagctctcctgcaccCACAGCGAGCCCTGGTCCCAGTGACACCATGGCCACCAGCTCCAGAACGACACCGGCCATCGGCACCGACCCCACAGCTGACAACTTGG CGCATCCCCCGGCCAAAACCAACCCCGGCCTGGTGGTCGCCATCTCTCTCTTCATCTGCGTGCTGGTGGGGGGAGCGGCGGTGCTGCTGGTGCGGACGTGCCGGCGCGGGACCCCCCGTTTCCAACGCCTGGATGAGGTACCCATG AGCAAGGTGACAGAGAGGTCCCCCATCACGCACTACACCCCCAGGTGA
- the LOC104060996 gene encoding uncharacterized LOC729966 homolog isoform X2: MVLRAPGDAGRPGETDHGVDATSLTSPRSTETPLSPSPSSFNSNSTSPSSKTNAAASTPPPLNSTSLPRTQSSVAATSLSATVVTLSPPALASSSDPTAAPSSPPAPTPSSDPTAAPSSPPAPISSSNPTAAPSSPPAPTPSSDPTAAPSLSMRTGSSAPPTPPTSPSSRTAASSPSHPAMPSSPATRHPSSSTASPSPPLPAPPSPTPSSPAPTASPGPSDTMATSSRTTPAIGTDPTADNLAHPPAKTNPGLVVAISLFICVLVGGAAVLLVRTCRRGTPRFQRLDEVPMSKVTERSPITHYTPR; encoded by the exons ATGGTCCTGAGGGCACCGGGGGATGCGGGGAGACCTGGAG AAACAGATCACGGCGTAGATGCCACCAGCCTGACGTCTCCAAGAAGCACAGAGACACCCTTGTCACCCTCTCCGTCCAGCTTCAACTCCAACAGTACCTCTCCGTCCAGCAAAACAAACGCAGCGGCATCAACACCACCTCCACTCAACTCAACATCTCTGCCTCGGACACAGAGCTCAGTGGCGGCCACATCTTTATCTGCCACAGTTGTGACATTGTCTCCACCAGCACTCGCATCTTCATCCGACCCAACTGCAGCACCATCATCTCCACCAGCACCCACACCTTCATCCGACCCAACTGCAGCACCATCATCTCCACCAGCACCCATATCTTCATCCAACCCAACCGCAGCACCATCATCTCCACCAGCACCCACACCTTCATCCGACCCAACCGCAGCACCATCTCTCTCCATGAGAACAGGCTCATCAGCACCTCCGACacctccaacatctccatccAGCAGGACCGCAGCATcgtccccatcccacccagcCATGCCCAGCTCCCCAGCCACACGGCATCCATCCAGCTCGACAGCATCGCCATCCCCACCCTTACctgctccccccagccccactcccagctctcctgcaccCACAGCGAGCCCTGGTCCCAGTGACACCATGGCCACCAGCTCCAGAACGACACCGGCCATCGGCACCGACCCCACAGCTGACAACTTGG CGCATCCCCCGGCCAAAACCAACCCCGGCCTGGTGGTCGCCATCTCTCTCTTCATCTGCGTGCTGGTGGGGGGAGCGGCGGTGCTGCTGGTGCGGACGTGCCGGCGCGGGACCCCCCGTTTCCAACGCCTGGATGAGGTACCCATG AGCAAGGTGACAGAGAGGTCCCCCATCACGCACTACACCCCCAGGTGA